From the genome of Novosphingobium sp. P6W:
CGGCATTGGAGGCACCTATGGACCAGACCCAGATGGCCCGCGAAGCCCGCGAAGCACCGGCACTCTGCGCGCAGCAGCTACGCCTCAATGCCGATCTCGTGCGCGATGCCGGTCGGCAATTGCGCGACCTTGCACCGCCTTTCGCGGCAACTCTGGCGCGCGGCAGTTCCGACCAGGCCGCCGCCTTCGCCAAGTTCCTGCTGGAAACCCATGCCAAGGTGCCCACGCTCAGCCATGCGCCTTCGATCGGCTCGCTGTACCATGCGACTTCGGCGAATTTCCGCAATGTGCCGCTGATCGCGATCTCGCAGTCCGGCCGCAGCCCCGACCTGATTGCCGCCGCGAAGGATGCGCGCGAGCAAGGCGCGATCGTCATCGCCGTGGTCAACGATGCGGCCTCGCCGCTGGCGGAACTGGCGCAGATCGTCATTCCCGTCCACGCCGGACCCGAAACCAGCGTGGCGGCGACCAAGAGTTTCGTCTGCACGCTGGTCGCGCTTACCCACCTCGTGGCCGAGTGGAGCCAGGACGAAGCGCTGCTCGCCGCGCTGGAAAGCACCGGCGAAGTGCTCGAAGCGGCCGCAACTGCCGACTGGACCGATGCCGTCACACTGTTGCAGGATGCCAGCGAGATGCTGGTGCTGGGCCGCGGCCCGACCCTGCCGATCGCGGGCGAAGCCGCGCTCAAGCTGAAGGAGACATCGAGCCTGCACGCGGAAGCCTTCAGTATCGCCGAAGTGGCGCATGGTCCGATGACGCTGGTGGGCGAAGGCAGCGCCGTGCTGGCGCTGGCCCCGCTTGACGTGGCGCGCACCGGCCTGCGGGACCGGCTTGCGGATTTCGCCGCGCGCGGTGCGCATGTGATCGCCGCAGGCAACGCTGAGGACGTGGCGCCTGCCGGTCTGGTCCTGCCTTCGCGCACCGACGTGCACCCGGTTCTGGGCGCCATTGCCCAGATCCAGAGCTTCTACGGCCTTGCCAATGCGCTTTCTCTGGCACGCGGCCGCAATCCAGACAGCCCTCCGCATCTCAACAAGGTAACGCGCACCCTATGACCGTTCAGGCTCTTACCGGCGCGCGTATCGTTCTGGCCGACCGGGTGGTCGAGGGGCAGGCGCTGCTTCTCGACCGGGGCCGCATCGTCGGCCTCGCCGAACAAGGCACTCTCCCCGATGGTTGCAAGGTGAAGGATCTGGGCGGAGGCTGGCTGCTGCCGGGCTTCATCGATACGCAGGTGAACGGCGGCGGCGACGTGCTGTTCAACGACATGCCCAATATCGAGGGCATTCGCGCCATTGCCGCGGCGCACCGCCGCTATGGCACCACCGGCATCCTGCCCACGCTCATCAGCGATTATCCGCAGGTCGTCGAAGCCGCGATCGAGGCGGGCGAGGCGGCGCTGGAGGCCGGGGTTCCCGGTGTGCTGGGCGTGCATATCGAAGGCCCGCACCTCAACGCCGCGAAGAAGGGCATCCACGACCAGACGCGCTTTTCGGCCATCGATGCGGCCGTCATCGCGCGGCTTGCAGCGCCCACTACCGGCCGCCGCATCGTCACCATCGCGCCGGAACTCGCGCCCGAGGGCACCGTGCGCGCGCTGGCCCAGGCCGGAGTGCTGGTCTGCGCCGGGCACAGCCTTGCCGATTACGACCAGACCCGCGCGGCGCTGGCCGAAGGGCTGGTAGGCTTCACGCACCTGTTCAACGCCATGACGCAGTTCCTCAGCCGCGACCCCGGCATGGTCGGCGCGGCGCTGGAGGACCGGGCTAGCCATTTCGGCCTGATCGTCGACGGTCTCCACGTCCACCCCGCCGCCCTGCGCGTGGCGCTGCTGGCGCGCGGGATCGACGGCGCCATGCTGGTGACCGACGCGATGCCGCCGGTGGGCGGGCAGATGGGCCGGTTCTCGCTGATGGATCAGGATATCGCCGTGGTTGACGGCACCTGCCGCGGGCCGGGCGGGACGCTGGC
Proteins encoded in this window:
- a CDS encoding SIS domain-containing protein, with product MDQTQMAREAREAPALCAQQLRLNADLVRDAGRQLRDLAPPFAATLARGSSDQAAAFAKFLLETHAKVPTLSHAPSIGSLYHATSANFRNVPLIAISQSGRSPDLIAAAKDAREQGAIVIAVVNDAASPLAELAQIVIPVHAGPETSVAATKSFVCTLVALTHLVAEWSQDEALLAALESTGEVLEAAATADWTDAVTLLQDASEMLVLGRGPTLPIAGEAALKLKETSSLHAEAFSIAEVAHGPMTLVGEGSAVLALAPLDVARTGLRDRLADFAARGAHVIAAGNAEDVAPAGLVLPSRTDVHPVLGAIAQIQSFYGLANALSLARGRNPDSPPHLNKVTRTL
- the nagA gene encoding N-acetylglucosamine-6-phosphate deacetylase, with the translated sequence MTVQALTGARIVLADRVVEGQALLLDRGRIVGLAEQGTLPDGCKVKDLGGGWLLPGFIDTQVNGGGDVLFNDMPNIEGIRAIAAAHRRYGTTGILPTLISDYPQVVEAAIEAGEAALEAGVPGVLGVHIEGPHLNAAKKGIHDQTRFSAIDAAVIARLAAPTTGRRIVTIAPELAPEGTVRALAQAGVLVCAGHSLADYDQTRAALAEGLVGFTHLFNAMTQFLSRDPGMVGAALEDRASHFGLIVDGLHVHPAALRVALLARGIDGAMLVTDAMPPVGGQMGRFSLMDQDIAVVDGTCRGPGGTLAGSALSMSQALRNAMDMLGCDIVAASRMASGNPAKFLRLDDETGSIAPGLRADLVHLGDDRLVRATWIGGAREDHRE